In a single window of the Blastopirellula retiformator genome:
- a CDS encoding outer membrane beta-barrel protein, with the protein MRRSSPIAAVFLTMTTLLVPGILRAQQEPPAAEPVPTGDAAFDPQGHDYSQFGSFRTMPQGAAVPPWVHEGGVPRQAIYERFGFYHSHPDDPARHQGVGKPLYGTSWRNRPYHFDYLFGVVETNDLSRDDIRLQSTLLQGFRLGYDFDHYWGTEVRFAFGDGKLRYEENPLIDGSAQLMMFDTNLLYYPWGDSTWRPYATLGLGATYYGYDDVNGVNRDQSNFSIPIGIGLKHFFRPWLAFRCELMDNIATGSGSIPTTHNFSFTTGIEYRFGGSRWSYTR; encoded by the coding sequence ATGCGCCGAAGCTCGCCGATCGCCGCCGTTTTCCTCACGATGACGACCCTGCTCGTCCCGGGCATTTTGCGCGCTCAGCAAGAGCCGCCTGCGGCGGAGCCTGTCCCCACGGGCGACGCTGCGTTCGACCCCCAAGGTCATGACTACTCCCAATTCGGCAGTTTTCGCACGATGCCGCAAGGCGCCGCCGTTCCCCCCTGGGTGCATGAAGGGGGCGTCCCACGGCAGGCGATTTACGAACGTTTTGGCTTCTATCACTCGCATCCGGACGACCCGGCGCGACATCAGGGGGTGGGGAAGCCGCTGTACGGAACGAGTTGGCGAAACCGGCCCTATCACTTTGACTATCTATTTGGGGTAGTCGAAACGAACGACCTGTCCCGCGACGATATTCGCCTGCAAAGTACGCTGCTGCAGGGCTTTCGGCTCGGCTACGACTTTGACCACTACTGGGGAACCGAGGTCCGGTTCGCGTTCGGAGATGGCAAGTTGCGGTACGAAGAGAATCCGCTGATCGACGGCAGCGCGCAACTGATGATGTTTGATACGAACCTGCTTTACTATCCGTGGGGCGATTCGACCTGGCGGCCTTACGCGACGTTGGGCCTGGGGGCGACGTACTATGGCTACGACGATGTGAACGGGGTGAATCGGGACCAATCGAACTTCTCGATCCCCATTGGGATCGGTTTGAAACATTTTTTTCGCCCTTGGCTCGCTTTTCGCTGCGAACTGATGGACAACATCGCGACTGGCTCGGGAAGCATCCCGACGACGCACAATTTCTCGTTTACTACCGGGATTGAATATCGATTCGGCGGTAGCCGCTGGAGCTATACGCGCTAG
- a CDS encoding glutamine synthetase III: MVGGSPRMSAISAVTNYKPSNPPMNFIETPTQELFCANVFSKAEMKARLPKPVFKSVLKTIETGEKLDSSIADIVASALKDWAIEKGATHYAHVFYPLTGATAEKHDSFLTPDGEGSAIAEFSGSQLIQGEPDGSSFPSGGIRATFEARGYTIWDVTSPAYILENDNGTTLCIPTAFVSWTGEALDKKTPVLRSMQALNAQAQRILNLFGHTDGALVSSTAGPEQEYFLIDRNFFFARPDLLNAGRTLFGAKPPKGQEFDDHYFGAIPDRVLAFMLEAERELFKLGVPIKTRHNEVAPGQYEIAPLFEFANVATDHQQLIMLTLRRVAEKYGMTCLTHEKPFAGVNGSGKHVNWSMGSKTQGNLLDPGDTPHENAQFLLFCAAVIRAVHKFQGLLRAVVASASNDHRLGANEAPPAIISIFLGDQLTDVFDQIKEGGANSSIPKGTLTVGVDTLPPLPKDAGDRNRTSPFAFTGNRFEFRAVGSSMSIAGPLVAMNTIVAESLDYCATRLEEATGGDSSKLNSELQKLLTEIMTEHGTIVFNGDGYSDEWHAEAEQRGLLNLKTTADALPFLQDESVKELFSKYNVLSERELESRCEIYMEQYVNTIKVEAALTIEMSRTMIFPAAVRYQNELASTCANLKMLGYEFDTKTLDKVTSLVKALQDGVCDLEEKLAADPDGGMEGEIKFFCSDVLPAMLVVREAADELEDYVADDLWPLPTYQEMLFIK; this comes from the coding sequence ATGGTCGGCGGATCGCCCCGGATGTCGGCAATTTCGGCGGTCACCAATTACAAGCCGAGCAATCCTCCCATGAATTTCATCGAGACGCCGACGCAAGAGCTCTTCTGCGCCAACGTCTTCAGCAAGGCCGAAATGAAGGCCCGTCTGCCCAAGCCAGTTTTCAAGTCGGTGCTGAAGACGATCGAAACGGGCGAAAAGCTCGATTCGTCGATCGCCGACATCGTCGCTTCGGCCTTGAAGGACTGGGCGATCGAAAAGGGCGCTACCCACTACGCTCACGTCTTCTATCCGCTGACCGGCGCTACGGCCGAAAAGCACGACAGCTTCCTGACGCCGGATGGCGAAGGTAGCGCCATCGCCGAATTCAGCGGCAGCCAGCTGATCCAGGGCGAACCGGACGGCTCCAGCTTCCCCAGCGGCGGCATCCGCGCCACGTTTGAAGCCCGCGGTTACACCATCTGGGACGTGACCAGCCCGGCCTACATTCTGGAAAACGACAACGGCACGACGCTTTGCATCCCGACCGCGTTCGTCTCGTGGACCGGCGAAGCGCTCGACAAGAAGACCCCGGTTCTCCGCTCGATGCAGGCCCTCAACGCTCAGGCCCAGCGCATCCTGAACTTGTTCGGTCACACCGACGGCGCCCTGGTCTCCTCGACCGCCGGTCCGGAACAGGAATACTTCCTGATCGACCGCAACTTCTTCTTCGCCCGTCCTGACCTGCTCAACGCCGGTCGCACGCTGTTTGGCGCCAAGCCGCCGAAGGGCCAAGAGTTTGACGATCACTACTTCGGCGCCATTCCGGATCGCGTGCTCGCGTTCATGCTGGAAGCCGAACGCGAACTGTTCAAGCTGGGCGTGCCGATCAAGACCCGCCACAACGAAGTTGCCCCGGGCCAGTACGAAATCGCCCCGCTCTTCGAGTTCGCCAACGTTGCGACCGATCATCAGCAACTGATCATGCTGACCCTGCGTCGCGTCGCCGAGAAGTACGGCATGACCTGCCTGACCCACGAAAAGCCGTTTGCCGGCGTCAACGGTTCGGGTAAGCACGTCAACTGGTCGATGGGTAGCAAGACTCAGGGCAACCTGCTTGATCCGGGCGACACCCCGCACGAAAACGCTCAGTTCCTGCTCTTCTGCGCCGCGGTCATCCGCGCCGTGCACAAGTTCCAGGGCTTGCTGCGTGCCGTCGTCGCTTCGGCCAGCAACGATCACCGCTTGGGCGCCAACGAAGCTCCTCCGGCGATCATCTCGATCTTCCTGGGCGATCAGCTGACCGACGTCTTTGATCAGATCAAAGAGGGTGGTGCGAACAGCTCGATTCCGAAGGGGACGCTGACCGTCGGCGTCGATACCCTGCCGCCGCTGCCGAAAGACGCTGGCGACCGTAACCGCACCAGCCCGTTCGCCTTTACCGGCAACCGGTTTGAGTTCCGTGCGGTCGGTTCGAGCATGTCGATCGCCGGGCCGTTGGTCGCGATGAACACCATCGTCGCCGAATCGCTCGACTACTGCGCCACTCGCTTGGAAGAAGCGACCGGCGGCGACTCGTCGAAGCTCAATTCGGAACTGCAGAAGTTGCTGACCGAAATCATGACCGAGCACGGCACGATCGTCTTCAACGGCGACGGCTACTCGGACGAATGGCACGCGGAAGCTGAACAGCGCGGTTTGCTGAACCTGAAGACGACCGCCGACGCCCTGCCGTTCCTGCAAGACGAATCGGTCAAAGAGCTGTTTTCCAAGTACAACGTTCTGTCGGAACGTGAACTGGAAAGCCGCTGCGAAATCTACATGGAGCAGTACGTCAACACGATCAAGGTCGAAGCGGCCCTGACGATCGAGATGTCCCGCACGATGATCTTCCCGGCTGCCGTTCGCTACCAGAACGAACTTGCTTCGACCTGTGCGAACCTGAAGATGCTCGGTTACGAGTTCGACACCAAGACGCTCGACAAGGTCACCAGCCTGGTCAAGGCGCTGCAAGACGGCGTCTGCGACTTGGAAGAAAAGCTCGCCGCCGATCCGGATGGCGGCATGGAAGGCGAGATCAAGTTCTTCTGCAGCGACGTTCTGCCGGCGATGCTGGTGGTCCGCGAAGCGGCCGACGAACTGGAAGATTACGTCGCCGACGACCTGTGGCCGTTG